A genomic stretch from Desulfolutivibrio sulfodismutans DSM 3696 includes:
- a CDS encoding 4Fe-4S dicluster domain-containing protein: protein MITAYKILGKNAFEGFFGSLAQGREVYAPAQKSGKIVWAPMHSAADVDWRLDNTDMSPKEFFFPQSECLMRFKNAEGEGGRVMVPVAPLATQRVLLNIRPCDAKAFRLLDRIFVQDDMTNDPYWRDKREKTILIGQGCVNPCPECFCTSVGCGPFHEDGLDILLTDLGDRLLVKPISGKGLAMVKDLPEAAPGDIDLAGKIMAASEAAVKTYPGFEPKKLAGRTVLDIYDLPLWSSLYETCLNCGTCTFVCPTCHCFDIQDEVRGEAGRRVRNWDSCMQKLFTEHASGHNPRGEKRDRVRQRFMHKFTYIPMRRDGELGCVGCGRCVRFCPTNIDVREVVRRMGEDVEAKSK from the coding sequence ATGATCACGGCATACAAAATACTCGGCAAAAACGCCTTTGAGGGCTTCTTTGGCAGCCTCGCGCAAGGGCGGGAGGTCTATGCCCCGGCCCAAAAATCCGGGAAGATCGTCTGGGCCCCGATGCATAGCGCCGCAGACGTGGACTGGCGTCTGGACAACACGGACATGTCGCCCAAGGAGTTCTTTTTTCCCCAGAGCGAATGCCTGATGCGCTTCAAGAACGCCGAAGGGGAGGGCGGCCGGGTCATGGTTCCGGTCGCGCCCCTGGCCACGCAACGGGTGCTCCTGAACATCCGGCCCTGCGACGCCAAGGCCTTCCGGCTCCTGGACCGCATCTTCGTGCAGGACGACATGACCAACGACCCCTACTGGCGCGACAAGCGGGAAAAAACCATCCTGATCGGCCAGGGCTGCGTCAATCCCTGCCCGGAGTGCTTTTGCACCTCCGTCGGGTGCGGTCCCTTCCACGAGGATGGGCTGGACATCCTGCTGACGGACCTGGGCGACCGGCTTCTGGTCAAGCCCATAAGCGGCAAGGGGCTGGCCATGGTCAAGGATCTGCCCGAGGCCGCGCCCGGGGACATCGACCTGGCCGGGAAGATCATGGCCGCCTCCGAGGCCGCCGTGAAGACGTATCCTGGCTTCGAGCCGAAGAAACTGGCCGGACGCACGGTGCTCGACATCTACGACCTGCCGCTGTGGTCGAGCCTTTACGAGACCTGCCTCAACTGCGGCACATGCACCTTCGTGTGCCCCACCTGCCACTGTTTCGACATCCAGGATGAGGTCAGGGGCGAGGCGGGACGACGGGTCCGCAACTGGGACTCCTGCATGCAGAAGCTTTTCACCGAGCACGCCTCGGGGCACAACCCGCGCGGCGAAAAGCGCGACCGGGTGCGCCAGCGTTTCATGCACAAGTTCACGTACATTCCCATGCGGCGGGACGGTGAGCTGGGCTGCGTGGGCTGCGGCCGGTGCGTCCGCTTCTGTCCGACAAACATAGACGTGCGCGAGGTGGTGCGGCGCATGGGCGAGGATGTGGAGGCAAAAAGCAAATGA
- a CDS encoding 4Fe-4S dicluster domain-containing protein, whose translation MKARTEKIREIAKRLLHEGKVDVVIGYARGTSPMREQPFFARTPEQADQLTWSSFCVGNTAKSLVQVARAGERAGVVAQGCASRNVVGLIVEKQVQRDKVVVIGVPCLGMVDFRKVEAQVARSEGRRVETVEEDGEELVVRGRGFEKRLKRKELLRDNCFTCQHRNPVLADELAAEPTAETGGGDIDKVAAPWEKFPAADRWARFRETFQDCIRCYACRDACPLCYCKTCFVDDARPQWLGKTQDMTDITSFHLMRAFHCAGRCTDCGACESACPQGLKMRRLTSKIEKDIRELYGYSAGMDVQAVPPMASFRPDDSDDFIKQGGEQ comes from the coding sequence ATGAAAGCGCGAACCGAAAAAATACGGGAAATTGCCAAACGCCTGCTCCACGAGGGCAAGGTGGATGTGGTCATCGGCTACGCCAGGGGCACTTCCCCCATGCGTGAACAGCCCTTTTTCGCCCGAACCCCCGAGCAGGCCGACCAGTTGACCTGGTCGAGCTTCTGCGTGGGGAACACGGCGAAATCCCTGGTCCAGGTCGCCCGGGCGGGAGAACGGGCCGGGGTGGTCGCCCAGGGGTGCGCCAGCCGCAATGTGGTCGGGCTCATCGTGGAGAAGCAGGTGCAGCGCGACAAGGTCGTGGTCATCGGCGTGCCCTGCCTGGGCATGGTCGACTTCCGCAAGGTTGAGGCCCAGGTCGCCCGCTCCGAGGGGCGGCGGGTGGAGACCGTGGAGGAGGACGGCGAGGAACTGGTGGTGCGCGGCCGGGGCTTTGAAAAACGCCTGAAACGCAAGGAACTGTTGCGCGACAACTGTTTCACCTGCCAGCACCGCAACCCCGTTCTGGCCGACGAACTGGCGGCCGAGCCCACGGCGGAGACCGGCGGCGGCGACATCGACAAGGTCGCCGCACCCTGGGAAAAATTCCCGGCGGCGGATCGGTGGGCCCGCTTCCGCGAAACCTTCCAGGACTGCATCCGCTGCTACGCCTGCCGCGACGCCTGCCCCCTGTGCTACTGCAAGACCTGCTTCGTGGACGACGCCAGGCCGCAGTGGCTGGGAAAGACCCAGGATATGACGGACATCACCTCGTTCCACCTGATGCGGGCCTTTCACTGCGCCGGGCGCTGCACGGACTGCGGGGCCTGCGAGTCGGCCTGTCCCCAGGGCCTCAAGATGCGGCGGCTGACCTCCAAGATCGAGAAGGACATCCGGGAGCTCTATGGCTACTCGGCGGGCATGGATGTGCAGGCCGTCCCGCCCATGGCCTCCTTCCGGCCGGACGATTCCGACGACTTCATCAAGCAGGGCGGTGAGCAATGA
- a CDS encoding hydrogenase iron-sulfur subunit, which yields MNECIENTGFRPRIAAFFCNWCTYGGADLAGVNRLQYPADFRVVRLPCTGRMNPEFVLHAFRQGADGVWVSGCHPGDCHYIAGNMYARRRFTMLRELLEYAGLDPGRLHFSWISSAEAEKFQRTAKDVIEAVRALGPVDAATAATKTMVMELRKVI from the coding sequence ATGAACGAGTGCATTGAAAATACTGGCTTCAGGCCGCGCATTGCAGCGTTTTTCTGCAACTGGTGCACCTACGGCGGCGCGGATCTGGCCGGCGTGAACCGGCTCCAGTACCCGGCCGATTTCCGGGTGGTGCGCCTGCCCTGCACGGGCCGGATGAACCCCGAATTCGTCCTGCATGCCTTCCGGCAAGGGGCCGACGGCGTCTGGGTGTCGGGCTGCCATCCCGGCGACTGCCACTACATCGCAGGAAACATGTATGCCCGGCGTCGCTTCACCATGCTCAGGGAGCTTCTGGAATACGCCGGGCTGGATCCGGGGAGGCTGCACTTTTCCTGGATATCCTCGGCCGAGGCGGAAAAATTCCAGCGCACGGCCAAGGACGTCATTGAGGCGGTGCGGGCGCTTGGGCCTGTCGATGCGGCGACTGCCGCCACCAAGACCATGGTCATGGAATTGCGGAAGGTGATCTGA
- a CDS encoding FAD-dependent oxidoreductase produces the protein MISENKELNRAKDIVGAVMVVGGGIAGIQSALDLANSGYLVYLVEKSPGIGGTMAQLDKTFPTNDCAMCILSPKLVECGRHMNIELMTLTELVDVTGEVGNFTAHLRRKPRYVDVTKCIACGLCAEKCPKKVKNEFNAGLDMRKAAYIIYGQTVPLKYAIDGDNCIYIQKGKCRACEKYCPAGAINFNDREEMIDVHVGAIILAPGFAAFDPSGLASFAYTAIPDVVTSLEYERILSASGPFLGHLARPSDHAEPKKIAWLQCVGSRSQNACDNGYCSSVCCMYAIKQAVMSAEHSSGKLEQSIFFMDMRTHGKNFERGYEDAKAKGVRFLRARPHSFVPGPEGKGVSVRYVDESGQEIVELFDMVILSVGLTAPKDAQALAGGAGIELDKHRFAICSDFTPVAASRKGIYVCGAFDGPKDIPQSVVAASAAACCAGGDLAAARGALTRTPESVAAVDVAGEPPRVGVFICSCGSNIAGVVDVKAVTEYAATLPGVVFTANNMFTCSQDVQDKMAEVIREKGLNRIVVAACTPRTHEPLFQETMEAAGLNKYLFEMANIRNQASWVHGHEPDKATEKSKDLVRMAVAKAMLLAPLSEPKLSINPVALVIGGGVAGMIAALELARQGFPTHIVERQAELGGNARFLSHTAKGGDIAAFLAELRFKIAADPRITVHAPAEVKVAEGFVGNFKTTLSTPEGEKVIEHGAAVIATGARESRPTEYAYGKHPGVMTHLEFERALASGAEPHCVVFIQCVGSREPDRPYCSRVCCTHAVMSAIALKEKNPHCRVAILYRDMRTYGDREELYAKARKLGVIFVRYSLDNKPKVKPKGPVVEVTVRDHILDIDLVFAADVVSLAAAIEPTDNEALAKMFKIPLDSDGWLFEAHQKLRPVDFATDGVFMAGMAHYPKPVEESIAQAQAAAARAVTVLSKKEITTPGTVASIDTARCTGCGLCWEICPYGAISPDEKGMAKVNEVLCKGCGTCVGSCRSGAPNLRGFAKTEVMAQITALF, from the coding sequence ATGATTAGCGAAAACAAAGAGTTAAATCGAGCCAAGGACATCGTTGGCGCGGTGATGGTCGTCGGAGGAGGCATCGCTGGCATCCAGTCGGCGCTTGATCTCGCCAACTCCGGCTACCTCGTCTACCTCGTGGAGAAAAGCCCGGGTATCGGCGGGACCATGGCCCAGTTGGACAAAACCTTTCCAACCAACGACTGCGCCATGTGCATTCTCTCGCCGAAACTGGTCGAATGCGGGCGTCACATGAACATCGAGCTCATGACGCTGACCGAATTGGTGGATGTCACGGGCGAGGTGGGGAACTTTACCGCGCATCTGCGCCGGAAGCCGCGCTACGTGGACGTCACGAAGTGCATCGCCTGCGGCCTGTGCGCGGAGAAGTGTCCCAAGAAGGTGAAAAACGAGTTCAACGCCGGACTCGACATGCGCAAAGCGGCCTACATCATCTACGGCCAGACCGTTCCCCTGAAATACGCCATTGACGGCGACAACTGCATCTACATCCAGAAGGGCAAATGCCGGGCCTGCGAAAAGTACTGTCCGGCCGGGGCCATCAATTTCAATGACAGGGAAGAGATGATCGACGTCCATGTCGGCGCGATCATCCTGGCCCCGGGGTTTGCGGCCTTTGATCCCTCCGGTCTGGCGTCTTTCGCCTACACCGCCATCCCGGACGTGGTCACCAGCCTGGAATACGAACGCATCCTCTCCGCCTCCGGCCCCTTCCTGGGCCATCTGGCGCGGCCGTCGGACCATGCCGAGCCCAAAAAGATCGCCTGGCTTCAGTGCGTGGGATCGCGCTCCCAAAACGCCTGCGACAACGGCTATTGCTCCAGCGTCTGCTGCATGTACGCCATCAAGCAGGCGGTCATGTCCGCAGAGCACTCCTCGGGCAAGTTGGAACAGTCGATCTTTTTCATGGACATGCGCACCCACGGCAAGAACTTCGAGCGCGGCTACGAGGACGCCAAGGCCAAGGGAGTGCGCTTTTTGCGCGCCAGGCCGCATTCCTTCGTGCCTGGCCCCGAAGGCAAGGGCGTGAGCGTGCGCTATGTGGACGAATCCGGGCAGGAGATCGTGGAACTCTTCGACATGGTGATCCTGTCCGTGGGACTGACGGCTCCCAAGGACGCCCAGGCTCTGGCCGGGGGCGCGGGCATCGAACTGGACAAACACCGCTTCGCCATATGTTCCGACTTCACCCCAGTGGCCGCCAGCCGCAAGGGCATCTACGTCTGCGGCGCCTTTGACGGCCCCAAAGACATTCCCCAGTCGGTGGTGGCCGCCAGCGCGGCGGCCTGCTGCGCTGGCGGCGATCTGGCTGCGGCGCGCGGCGCCCTGACGCGAACGCCCGAGTCCGTCGCGGCCGTGGACGTGGCCGGCGAACCCCCCCGTGTGGGCGTGTTCATCTGCTCCTGCGGCTCGAACATCGCCGGGGTGGTGGATGTGAAGGCGGTGACCGAATACGCCGCGACCCTGCCCGGCGTGGTCTTTACGGCCAACAACATGTTCACCTGTTCCCAGGACGTGCAGGACAAGATGGCCGAGGTCATCCGGGAAAAGGGCTTAAACCGCATCGTGGTGGCGGCCTGCACCCCGCGCACCCATGAGCCTTTGTTCCAGGAGACCATGGAGGCGGCGGGACTCAACAAATACCTGTTCGAGATGGCCAACATCCGCAACCAGGCCTCCTGGGTGCATGGCCACGAACCCGACAAGGCCACCGAGAAGTCCAAGGATCTGGTGCGCATGGCCGTGGCCAAGGCCATGCTGCTTGCGCCCCTGTCCGAACCCAAACTGTCCATCAACCCCGTGGCCCTGGTCATCGGCGGCGGCGTGGCGGGCATGATTGCGGCCCTGGAACTGGCGCGCCAGGGCTTCCCCACGCACATCGTGGAGCGGCAGGCCGAACTGGGCGGCAACGCCCGCTTCTTAAGCCATACGGCCAAGGGCGGCGACATCGCCGCGTTCTTGGCCGAGCTTCGGTTCAAGATCGCGGCCGATCCCCGGATCACGGTGCATGCCCCGGCCGAGGTCAAGGTCGCCGAGGGCTTTGTCGGCAACTTCAAGACCACCCTGAGCACGCCCGAAGGCGAGAAGGTGATCGAGCACGGCGCGGCGGTCATCGCCACCGGGGCCCGGGAAAGCAGACCGACCGAGTACGCCTACGGCAAGCACCCCGGGGTCATGACGCATCTGGAATTTGAACGGGCCCTGGCCTCGGGCGCCGAGCCGCACTGCGTGGTGTTCATCCAGTGCGTGGGCTCCCGGGAGCCGGACAGACCGTATTGCTCCCGGGTGTGCTGCACCCACGCGGTCATGTCCGCCATCGCCCTCAAGGAGAAAAACCCCCACTGCCGGGTGGCCATCCTCTATCGGGACATGCGCACCTACGGCGACCGGGAGGAGCTCTATGCCAAGGCCCGGAAACTCGGCGTGATCTTTGTCCGCTACAGCCTGGACAACAAGCCCAAGGTCAAGCCCAAGGGGCCCGTGGTCGAGGTCACGGTCAGGGATCATATCCTGGATATCGACCTTGTCTTCGCCGCCGACGTGGTCAGCCTGGCGGCGGCCATCGAGCCCACCGACAACGAGGCCCTGGCCAAGATGTTCAAGATCCCGCTGGATTCCGACGGCTGGCTTTTTGAGGCCCATCAGAAGCTTCGGCCCGTGGACTTCGCAACAGACGGCGTGTTCATGGCCGGCATGGCCCACTATCCCAAGCCGGTGGAGGAATCCATCGCCCAGGCCCAGGCTGCCGCAGCCAGGGCAGTCACGGTCCTGTCCAAGAAAGAGATCACCACACCGGGCACGGTGGCCTCCATCGACACTGCCCGCTGCACCGGCTGCGGCCTGTGCTGGGAGATCTGCCCGTACGGGGCCATCAGCCCGGACGAAAAGGGGATGGCCAAGGTCAACGAGGTTTTGTGCAAGGGCTGCGGCACCTGCGTTGGGTCGTGCCGCTCCGGCGCGCCCAATCTGCGCGGCTTCGCCAAGACGGAGGTCATGGCCCAGATAACGGCGCTCTTCTAG
- a CDS encoding NAD(P)-dependent alcohol dehydrogenase — protein sequence MKAFVMLGIGKVGIIDKPIPEPGPNDVILKTTSALICTSDVHTVGGAIGDRKNLTLGHEAGGVVYKIGSAVTGFKVGDRCVVNAITPCYKCENCLRGFTSQCGEACGGWKYANIKDGSFAEYFHVNDAIANLVKVPDDVTDEAALYTTDMMATGFMGAEHGNTPLGGSVAVFGQGPVGLMATAGARLLGAGLIIAVESVPQRQELAKYYGADVIVDFSKVDAVAEIKRLTGGQGVDTAIECLGMQATFENCVKATRPGGVISNCGYHGKGEYVKIPRVEWGYGMADKTIRTGLCPGGSERMGRLLRLIQTGRIDPTKLTTHRLPFADIEKGFRIMANKEDNVIKPMIIFS from the coding sequence ATGAAGGCATTCGTCATGCTAGGCATTGGAAAGGTTGGCATCATCGACAAGCCCATTCCTGAGCCAGGTCCAAATGATGTCATTCTCAAGACGACAAGCGCGCTCATTTGCACCTCCGATGTACACACCGTCGGGGGAGCCATCGGCGACAGAAAAAATCTCACCTTGGGACATGAAGCCGGTGGCGTCGTGTACAAGATCGGCAGTGCGGTGACCGGGTTCAAGGTTGGCGACCGTTGTGTGGTCAACGCCATCACCCCGTGCTACAAATGCGAGAACTGCCTGCGCGGCTTTACGTCCCAGTGCGGTGAGGCCTGCGGCGGCTGGAAATACGCCAACATCAAGGACGGTTCCTTCGCGGAATATTTCCATGTCAATGACGCCATCGCCAACCTGGTCAAGGTGCCCGACGACGTCACCGACGAGGCGGCCCTGTACACCACGGACATGATGGCCACGGGATTTATGGGCGCGGAACACGGCAACACCCCCCTGGGCGGCAGCGTGGCCGTCTTCGGCCAGGGCCCGGTGGGGCTTATGGCCACCGCCGGGGCGCGGCTTTTGGGCGCGGGACTGATCATCGCCGTGGAAAGCGTGCCCCAGCGGCAGGAGTTGGCCAAGTACTACGGCGCGGACGTGATCGTGGACTTCAGCAAGGTCGACGCCGTGGCCGAGATCAAGCGCCTGACCGGCGGCCAGGGCGTGGACACCGCCATCGAATGTCTGGGCATGCAGGCCACCTTCGAGAACTGCGTCAAGGCCACCCGGCCCGGCGGCGTGATTTCCAACTGCGGCTACCATGGCAAGGGCGAGTACGTGAAGATTCCCCGCGTCGAATGGGGCTACGGCATGGCCGACAAGACCATCCGCACCGGGCTTTGCCCCGGCGGCAGCGAGCGCATGGGCCGTCTGCTGCGGCTCATCCAGACCGGACGCATTGATCCCACGAAGTTGACCACGCATCGCCTGCCCTTCGCCGACATCGAAAAGGGCTTCCGCATCATGGCCAACAAGGAAGACAACGTGATCAAGCCGATGATCATCTTCTCCTAA
- a CDS encoding iron-containing alcohol dehydrogenase, with the protein MDIFKFAVPELIFGRGSLKYTGICAKRLGAAKIFVVSDPGVEAAGWTQQLFELLGEEHLDYVYFNDVVANPRDYQVQRGAELYRREGADVVLALGGGSPMDAAKGIALVVSNGGKIRDYEGANQVKRPLPPMVFVPTTMGSESNISQFTVISDVERRLKMTLISRTLVPNISITDPLLLTTMTRDLVIPPLFDSLAHAVESYVSPIASPFTEVMSLRGLDLLIRHIRNAINTLHIDDLEQLAVAGSWSGMAFTNASVGLGHALAHALGGMYDIVHGMAHALLLPHVMRYNLGVSLKKMAKIGTILTGRTLADDEETALFGIEMVEQLREEFGLPSRLREILPDKTKLPQVSRNAVNDICLLTNPRPATWKDILNIYYEAW; encoded by the coding sequence ATGGACATTTTCAAATTTGCCGTTCCAGAGCTCATTTTCGGCCGAGGCAGCCTGAAATACACGGGGATATGCGCCAAACGCCTCGGGGCCGCCAAGATATTCGTCGTCTCCGACCCCGGCGTCGAGGCGGCCGGATGGACGCAACAGCTTTTCGAGCTGCTTGGCGAGGAACACCTGGACTACGTCTATTTCAACGATGTGGTCGCCAACCCGCGCGACTATCAGGTGCAGCGGGGGGCCGAGCTGTACAGGAGGGAGGGTGCCGACGTGGTCCTGGCCTTGGGCGGGGGCAGCCCCATGGACGCGGCCAAGGGCATCGCCCTGGTGGTCTCAAACGGCGGAAAGATCCGGGACTACGAAGGGGCCAACCAGGTCAAGCGGCCCCTGCCGCCCATGGTCTTCGTGCCCACGACCATGGGCAGCGAGTCCAACATCTCGCAATTCACGGTCATCTCCGACGTGGAGCGCCGCCTCAAGATGACCCTGATCAGCCGGACCCTGGTTCCGAACATCTCCATCACCGATCCGCTGCTCCTTACGACCATGACCCGCGACTTGGTCATCCCGCCCCTGTTCGATTCCCTGGCCCACGCCGTGGAATCCTACGTGTCGCCCATCGCCAGCCCGTTCACCGAGGTCATGAGCCTGCGCGGCCTGGATCTGCTCATCCGGCATATCCGCAACGCCATAAACACGCTGCACATCGACGACCTGGAGCAGTTGGCCGTGGCCGGTTCCTGGTCGGGCATGGCCTTCACCAACGCCAGCGTGGGTCTGGGGCACGCCCTGGCCCACGCCCTGGGCGGCATGTACGACATTGTGCACGGCATGGCCCACGCCCTGCTCCTGCCCCACGTCATGCGCTACAACCTCGGGGTGAGCCTGAAAAAGATGGCCAAGATCGGGACCATCCTCACCGGCCGGACCCTGGCCGACGACGAAGAGACGGCGCTTTTCGGCATTGAGATGGTGGAGCAGCTGCGCGAGGAGTTCGGCCTGCCGTCACGGCTGCGCGAGATCCTCCCGGACAAGACCAAGCTGCCCCAGGTCAGCCGCAACGCCGTCAACGACATCTGTCTCCTGACGAATCCGCGTCCGGCGACATGGAAGGATATTCTCAACATCTACTACGAGGCATGGTAA
- a CDS encoding two-component system sensor histidine kinase NtrB has protein sequence MPHPTSLDEIIGIESIKLGFFKEVQQTISELRASNIELEQKRQDIQAILNGIPDVMAVLTLDYEILSVNNAFHERYPGVKPCGKTCHQIFKGQGTPCPHCSLTQAMEGAGRVCRHLELMVFHGEKRQIECTASLMRDAHGNPNRVILLQRDVTLEKQYQAQYLQAERMATIGVLAEGVAHEINNPLTSISGFAEAMAHRMEKLAMCPDQDSIAPEFMELFGEYLEIILKECNRCSEIVRNLLTFGHRDVRAYSIVDLNDVVHNCLQLLHPRLSRLPRGVIKLHLSEKQPYVLGHPGELMQVILNLVLNALYAVMESGEIAIHTAVEGRLVLLRVIDTGHGIPKEILDKLFDPFFTTKPAGQGIGIGLSTCYNIIKNHGGEISVDSTYTEGACFETVLPYCVE, from the coding sequence ATGCCGCATCCCACGAGCCTTGACGAAATCATCGGCATCGAATCGATCAAGCTCGGTTTTTTCAAGGAAGTACAACAGACCATCAGCGAGCTCCGGGCTTCCAACATCGAACTCGAGCAGAAGCGCCAGGACATCCAGGCCATCTTAAACGGCATCCCCGACGTGATGGCCGTGCTTACGCTTGACTATGAAATCCTCTCGGTCAACAACGCCTTTCACGAACGCTACCCCGGCGTGAAACCCTGCGGCAAGACCTGCCATCAGATCTTCAAGGGCCAGGGCACGCCCTGCCCGCACTGCTCCCTGACCCAGGCCATGGAGGGCGCGGGCCGGGTCTGCCGCCACCTGGAGCTCATGGTCTTTCATGGCGAAAAAAGGCAGATCGAGTGTACGGCCTCGCTCATGCGCGACGCCCACGGCAACCCCAACCGGGTCATCCTCCTGCAACGCGACGTGACCCTGGAAAAGCAGTACCAGGCGCAATATCTCCAGGCCGAGCGCATGGCCACCATCGGCGTTCTGGCCGAGGGCGTGGCCCATGAGATCAACAACCCCCTCACCAGCATCAGCGGTTTCGCCGAGGCCATGGCCCACCGCATGGAAAAGCTGGCCATGTGTCCGGATCAGGACAGCATTGCCCCGGAATTCATGGAACTCTTCGGGGAATATCTGGAAATCATCCTCAAGGAATGCAACCGGTGCTCGGAGATCGTGCGCAACCTGTTGACCTTCGGGCATCGCGATGTCCGCGCCTATTCCATCGTGGACCTCAACGACGTGGTCCACAACTGTCTGCAACTGCTGCATCCGCGTCTGTCCCGCCTGCCCCGGGGGGTGATCAAGCTGCATCTCTCGGAAAAACAGCCCTACGTCCTGGGGCACCCGGGCGAACTCATGCAGGTCATCCTCAACCTCGTGCTCAACGCCCTGTACGCCGTCATGGAATCCGGGGAGATCGCCATCCACACCGCCGTGGAGGGCCGTCTGGTCCTGCTTCGGGTCATCGACACCGGACACGGCATCCCAAAGGAGATCCTGGACAAACTCTTCGATCCTTTTTTCACGACCAAACCGGCGGGCCAAGGCATAGGCATCGGGCTGTCCACATGCTACAACATCATAAAAAACCATGGCGGCGAGATCTCCGTCGACAGCACCTATACCGAAGGCGCCTGTTTTGAAACCGTCTTGCCGTATTGCGTGGAATGA
- a CDS encoding sigma-54-dependent transcriptional regulator, with amino-acid sequence MHAPDIINILVVDDESSICKLIQKELSSPGRAITTATSASQALKLAAQHPFDVIVLDVRLPDGNGVDLLEYFRETLPHVEVIMITGYSEVSSAVEAMKIGAYDYITKPFSLDRLTLVIERAYQRSMLHKELHLLRQNKGSEPFSHLIGHSTAISEIRYLIDKVAPTLTPVLITGESGVGKNVVVNALHRRSNRADKHLIVKNCGAFNKELLRSELFGYCKGAFTGAVDSQDGLLSLANNASLFFDEVGELSLEVQSMLLRVLESQKYRRVGDKEERSANIRFFFATNRDLHKEVEAGRFHEALYHRLNVFRIEIPPLRERREDIPVLMELFLGQLYPDRPPYRVSSQALQCLMSYHWPGNVRELRNVIERGIILAENDLITLKCLPNDIAKCLDDTANGLPFPTLEQHEREFIVRVLEYVSNNRTQAASMLGIGRKTLYRKIKEYGLDMVCQNGRPEGGAVAAENRPSRKTGCGDGPGVP; translated from the coding sequence ATGCACGCCCCCGACATCATCAACATCCTTGTGGTGGACGACGAATCCTCCATTTGCAAGCTCATCCAAAAGGAGCTGTCCTCACCGGGCCGCGCCATCACGACCGCCACATCCGCCAGCCAGGCCCTGAAGCTGGCGGCGCAGCACCCCTTCGACGTCATCGTGCTGGATGTCCGCCTGCCGGACGGCAACGGCGTGGATTTGCTGGAATACTTCAGGGAGACCCTGCCCCATGTGGAAGTGATCATGATCACCGGCTATTCCGAGGTCTCAAGCGCCGTGGAGGCTATGAAGATCGGGGCCTACGACTACATCACCAAGCCCTTTTCCCTGGACCGGCTGACCCTGGTCATCGAGCGCGCCTACCAGCGCTCCATGCTGCACAAGGAACTGCACCTTCTGCGGCAAAACAAGGGCAGCGAGCCCTTCTCCCATCTCATCGGCCACTCCACGGCCATTTCGGAGATCCGCTACCTCATCGACAAGGTCGCCCCCACCCTCACCCCGGTGCTCATCACCGGGGAAAGCGGCGTGGGCAAAAACGTGGTGGTCAACGCCCTGCACCGCAGGAGCAACCGGGCCGACAAGCACTTAATCGTCAAGAACTGCGGGGCGTTTAACAAGGAACTGTTGCGCAGCGAACTGTTCGGCTACTGCAAGGGGGCCTTCACCGGCGCGGTCGACTCCCAGGACGGCCTGTTGTCCCTGGCCAACAACGCCTCCCTGTTCTTCGACGAGGTGGGGGAGCTCTCCCTGGAGGTGCAGTCCATGCTCCTGCGCGTCCTGGAGTCCCAGAAGTACCGCCGGGTGGGCGACAAGGAGGAGCGTAGCGCCAATATCCGCTTTTTCTTCGCCACCAACCGCGACCTGCACAAGGAGGTCGAGGCGGGACGCTTCCATGAGGCCTTGTACCACCGCCTCAACGTCTTCCGCATCGAGATTCCGCCCCTGCGCGAGCGCCGGGAGGACATTCCCGTGCTGATGGAGCTTTTTCTCGGGCAGCTCTATCCGGATCGCCCGCCCTACCGGGTGTCCAGCCAGGCCTTGCAGTGCCTGATGTCCTACCATTGGCCGGGCAACGTCCGCGAGCTGCGCAACGTCATCGAACGCGGCATCATCCTGGCCGAGAACGATCTGATCACCCTGAAATGCCTGCCCAACGACATCGCCAAATGCCTGGACGACACGGCCAACGGCCTGCCCTTCCCCACCCTGGAGCAGCACGAGCGGGAGTTCATCGTGCGGGTGCTCGAATACGTGTCCAACAACCGGACCCAGGCGGCCAGCATGCTCGGCATCGGGCGCAAGACCCTGTACCGCAAGATCAAGGAATACGGCCTGGACATGGTCTGCCAGAACGGTCGCCCTGAGGGCGGCGCCGTGGCCGCCGAGAACCGCCCGTCGCGGAAAACAGGTTGCGGCGACGGACCCGGCGTGCCGTGA